The DNA region CCGTCAAGGGCGAGGTCGACGGGGGCGGATGGGACGTCGAGATGATCTCGACCGGTTCCCACCACCGAGTCAGCAGCATCAGCGGGTTCGTCTGCGAGTGCGACAAGAGCGGCAAGCCCATCGAGGCCGCCACGGGCAAGAAGGCGCCGGAGGCCTCCAGAGCCGAGGCGCCGACCGCCAAGTCGGCCAAGGAAGCCAGGCCCGCCAAAGCAAAGCGCCTCGGCGGCCTTGGCGCTGCCGTCCAGGTGCTGGCCGAGGCGGGCAAGCCCATGAACGCCGCCGACATGATAAAGTGCATGCTGGACCGGGGCCTGTGGACCACCGGCGGCAAGACGCCGGCGGCCACGATCTACGCCGCGATCATTCGGGAGATCTCCTCCAAGGGCCAGGCCAGCCGGTTCCGCAAGACGGACCGCGGGCTCTTTGAACTGACTCCTTCGGGGATCCAGTGGCGCACCGAGGCCGGCGCCTTATAATACCCCTTATAGTGCGCTGCCGTTTTGGCGTCGCTCGTGTCCATCCGTGTCTACCGCTGATTGAGCGTAAGGCAGTACAGAAACAGGTGGTTGAGCGATAAGTACAATAATCGCCAACAGAAAGGAAAACGCCCCAAAAAGCCTTCCAAGGTGGATGTTGAGGGTTCAAGTCCCTTCGCCCGCTTTACTTGAGCAGGAAGCTTTAATCGAAGAAACCAGATCGTCGGCCGGTCCTCCCTTGGTCATATACGCCACCGCCCCGGCTTCACGCATCGACATTGCCACGTCCGACGCCATGTGCATTGAAAGCCCGATGACCTTGACGGCGGGATTATCTTCCAGTATCTGCCGCGTGGCCTCGATGCCGCTCATCTGACCGAGATTGACATCCATGACGATGACATCCGGGTTAAGCTCCCGGGCCAGCCGTATCGCCTCGGGTCCGTCCTGGGCCTCGCCGACAACCTCCAGACCCGGTTCGAATTGGAGCAGCCCTGCCAGTCCCTGGCGCATGATCTTGTGGTCATCTACAATCATGATCCGGCAAGCCTCGGACTTGGGCAGAACCGTGATAGGTTCTTTCGGTTCTTCCTTCATGACCTCGGCAGCGGCTTGCGGCGCCTGGGCTTCTCCCACCGGCGCCGTAAGAGTAATCTTCGTGCCGCCGCCGGGGGCGGTCTCGATCTCCATGTGCCCGCCGATGTACGCCATGCGCTCCTGAACGCTGAAGAGGCCAAAGGTCGTCTCGTCCTGGGTGCGCCCGCGGAGCAACTGGGGATCGAAGCCGCGGCCTTTGTCCGACACGACGAGCTTTATGTGCTTGTCGGATGTCCTGGCAAGAGTGACCTTAACCTCCGTTACGCCGGCATGTTTGACCGCGTTAAAAAGCAGCTCGCGGGCACATTCAAACAGCAGGAACCGCGTGGCCTCGATGGCCGGTTCAGCCTTCTTGTCCATCAGGAGATGAACCGCCACCTGGTGCTTCTCCAGCGTATAGGAGGCGAGCCAATTCAGGCCGCCAACCAGGCCGGCTTCGTGAAGCACGGGCGGGCTGAGTTCGATGGCCAGCGAACGCGAGGCGTCGACGGCCTCATGCACCATGCTTTGCACGCCTTGGGCGATGGCGTGAACGCGGGAAGCGTCTTTGGCGCGCTTGATCCAGTCCAGTTGCATTCCGGCAGCGACCAGCAGTTGCTGGATATGGTCGTGCAGGATAATCGCCACGCGTTTACGCTCTATCTGTTCGGTACGGCTTAACTGATTGGCCAGCGCACGCAGCATGCGAGCCTGTTCCTCGACCTCGGCCGTACGCTCGGCGACGCGCTGTTCGAGGCTCCTGTTGAGTTCCCTGAGGGACTCCTGAGCCCGTTTCAGGTCGGTGATGTCCTGAATCGTCCCGACAAGCCTTACCGCATGCCCCTGGTCGAAGAATGTTTGGCCTGTCACACAGATCCAGCGTTCAGCGCCGTCGCTGCGGCGCGTGATTCGGTGCTCGTAGCTGAACTTGCCCCCGCTCGAGGGATCAAACGCCTTGTCGAGGACGGCCTCGATGGCGGGGCGGTCTTCGGCATGAACGCGTTCTACAAAAGTATCATGGCTGATCGGCTCGTCCGGGGTAATACCGAAAAGGTCGCGGATGCGGCTGTCCCAGCGAATTGTATCGGAAGCAACGTCGTAATCATAAATGCCCAGTTCGGCGGCCTCCTTGGCGATCTGGAACCTCTGCTCGCTGTGGCGAAGGGCTTCCTCCATGCGTATACGGTGGTCGATATCCTGGACAATCCCTACCATGCGGCGGGCGCCGTCCGACGAGCGGACGCTGTGGCGTCCTGCCGCCCAGATCCAGTGGACTTGCCCGTCCACACGCCGAATCCGGCACTCGAAGTTGCAATCGAGGGCATTGTCGATGGCATTTTGAATATGCGCTTGCACGGCCGGGCGATCCTCCGCGATGACGTGTTCCAGGAACATCTCGAAGGTCCATTGCGGAAGAAGGGTTGGGTAGCCGAAGATCTGGTCATGCAGGAGCGACCGCTCTGCCGTGTGATTGGCCACGTCCATGTCCCACACGCCCATCTGGCCGATCTCCAGCGCGAACATGAGCAGTTGTTCACCGGCTCGCAGTTCATCCTCCCTGCGTTTGCTCTCAGTGATGTCGCGGTAGCTCAGCACCACCCCTTCGACGGCGGGCTCTTCGAGGAGATTGACGCCCACGAATTCAAAGATGCGCCTGCTGCCGTCTGCCGCCTGCACCGGCACCTGCAGTCGGCCCGTCGCCCCGGCCTCGCGAAGGACTTCGGTGAAGACTTTGACCGCCTGCGGCCGATCCTCCGGAAAGAGGAAGTCGAAAGCACTCGTGCCCACTGTATCTTCAGGCAGGTACCCCAGGGTGTCGGGGTCGCTGGTCTTGTTGTAGGTAATCGTGCCGTCTTGTGTGACGATGGCGACGTAGTCGGAGCATTTCTCCATGAGCAGCTTGAAATGCCTCTCGCTGCGACGCAGCTTAGCCTGGGCATCGTCATGTTCCGCTGCCATTGGTTGCCTCACATCTTGCCGCTTCTAGGAAGCATAGCGCGGGGCGGCCTCATATAGCAGACTGTCATTCATCGGCGGAGCGGTTGTGAGATGAAGCCAAGAACGCCGTCAGCGCCACTCGCGACGTTAGATGGTCTTGTTTTGAGGCAGTCTTCTTCTCTGCGTACTTTGCGGTCTCTGCGGTTCATGCAGTTTTCGGGCTACCCGGCTGCGCAGCGGTCTGATCGAGGCGGGGTCATGAACCTGCGGACACGTCGAAGAGGTATCGGCCCGAACCCGCGGCAAAGCACACACCGCTGCCGGCTGGTTCCGCCTTTTCCAGGCCCGCCACGCCGGCGATGAACGCGCCGTTTTTCCAGACTTCCTGGCCGCCTTCGCGGATGACGGCGTTTGCGATGCCCAGCGTTGGCACGGTGATCGCGGCTGTGGCGCCGGGCGGGATGACCACTTCCAGGTGCAGCCCGGCGGCGGTGCGGCACCAGCTTGAGACGATGCGGCCGCGCGGGGTCGGGACCGACGCGCGGGCCCAGGTCAGATCCCCCAGCACCTGCGGGGCGATCTGCACGTGAGCGTAGCCCGCCGTGCAGAGGTCGGCGCCGAAATATCCCGGTCCGCCGATGCCGGCGATGTCGCTGAAGAAGAACCCGCTGGCGCTGGCCCACATGGGCATGCTTTCGGCCCGCTTGCCCAGGCGGTCCCACATGTACCGCCCCCACGATTCCCAGACCGTCGTAGCCCTGCGGGCGACCATGAATCCCCAACCCGGATACGTCGTCTGCGTCATCACGCCGAACATCACCTCGCCGGCCCCGGCGCGGGCCAGGGCCTCGATCATCGCCGGCGTGCCGCACGTGCCGGTATGCAGATGCCCGCCGTGCTTGTTGACGATGTTGTCGACAATGTCGGCCACCACGGCAGGGCGATGCTCCGCCGGCACCACCTCCAGCGCCAGGGGCACCAGGTTGGACGTCTGCGACCCGGTGGCGTAGCGACCTGCCGCGGCGTCGAGCCAGTTGCGGTTCAGGGCGTCGCGGGCGGATTGCGCCATCGCGGCAAATCGAGCGGCGTCGGCGGGCTTGCCCAGCAGGGCGGCCACGCGCTGCATGATGTCCGCGCAGCGATAGTAGTAGCCCGTCCACAGCGGTTCGGGGGGCGTCTCGCTGGAGAGGAACTCTTCCTTCTCGGCCTCGGGGCCGGGCACCATGTGGTCGCCCAGGCTGCCGCCGGAGACCGCTCCGTCAGTGGCGCGGGTGGCCAGATGGTCCAGAAATCGCGTCATCGGTTCGTAGTGCTCTTCGAGCAGCCGCCGGTCGCCATAGGCCATGTAACTGTGCCAGACGGCGATGGGGTAGTTGCCTGCCCAGGCCGGGTCGCCGGGCTTGGCGTCCTGGTACCGCGGGACGACGCAGATGATGGAGCCGTCGTCGTTCTGGGCGTCGGCGGCGTCGCGCATCCACTTTTCCCAGAACAGCGGTTGATAGAACCGCGCCATCAGTGCCGAGCTGACCGAGGCGGGGTCCAGGAACGCCCAGTGCTCGCGGCAGAGGCAGTCCAGCAGCATGCCAAAAGCGGCGATCCGCAGCGTCTGGCGGCAGAGACCGTGAATGCCATTGAGCAGTTCGTTCGAGCAGGCGAAGTCGGCTGAGAAGTCGTAATCGCCGTGGACGAAACAGCCCTCCATGTCAGCCAACTCCGGCGGATGAGGCAGGCCGCTGACCTGCACGAAGCGCACGGGGTGGAAGGTGAAGCGCGGCTCGAAGACTTCGCCGTTGGGGTCGCCGCGGCAGATGTAGTAGTCGGTCTCGCGCGGCTCGGGGTAGCTGCGCAGGTCGAGCTGGCCGTCGAGCTCACAGCCCTCGTTGTACAGAAGGCCCGAG from Planctomycetaceae bacterium includes:
- a CDS encoding PAS domain S-box protein; protein product: MAAEHDDAQAKLRRSERHFKLLMEKCSDYVAIVTQDGTITYNKTSDPDTLGYLPEDTVGTSAFDFLFPEDRPQAVKVFTEVLREAGATGRLQVPVQAADGSRRIFEFVGVNLLEEPAVEGVVLSYRDITESKRREDELRAGEQLLMFALEIGQMGVWDMDVANHTAERSLLHDQIFGYPTLLPQWTFEMFLEHVIAEDRPAVQAHIQNAIDNALDCNFECRIRRVDGQVHWIWAAGRHSVRSSDGARRMVGIVQDIDHRIRMEEALRHSEQRFQIAKEAAELGIYDYDVASDTIRWDSRIRDLFGITPDEPISHDTFVERVHAEDRPAIEAVLDKAFDPSSGGKFSYEHRITRRSDGAERWICVTGQTFFDQGHAVRLVGTIQDITDLKRAQESLRELNRSLEQRVAERTAEVEEQARMLRALANQLSRTEQIERKRVAIILHDHIQQLLVAAGMQLDWIKRAKDASRVHAIAQGVQSMVHEAVDASRSLAIELSPPVLHEAGLVGGLNWLASYTLEKHQVAVHLLMDKKAEPAIEATRFLLFECARELLFNAVKHAGVTEVKVTLARTSDKHIKLVVSDKGRGFDPQLLRGRTQDETTFGLFSVQERMAYIGGHMEIETAPGGGTKITLTAPVGEAQAPQAAAEVMKEEPKEPITVLPKSEACRIMIVDDHKIMRQGLAGLLQFEPGLEVVGEAQDGPEAIRLARELNPDVIVMDVNLGQMSGIEATRQILEDNPAVKVIGLSMHMASDVAMSMREAGAVAYMTKGGPADDLVSSIKASCSSKAGEGT
- a CDS encoding winged helix-turn-helix domain-containing protein, which produces MKTKKSKNVEVQTGKTYRAMVRGKVSIVTVKGEVDGGGWDVEMISTGSHHRVSSISGFVCECDKSGKPIEAATGKKAPEASRAEAPTAKSAKEARPAKAKRLGGLGAAVQVLAEAGKPMNAADMIKCMLDRGLWTTGGKTPAATIYAAIIREISSKGQASRFRKTDRGLFELTPSGIQWRTEAGAL
- a CDS encoding family 78 glycoside hydrolase catalytic domain, which encodes MLQIVNATCEYLPSPLGLDTPRPRFGWGMESDGRAIAQKAYRVRVASTPQRLAAGEANLWDSGRVESDRQVHVEYAGAELRSAQQCWWSVTVWAAGDGAAIEEASSPPARFEMGLLDESDWQGRWIAAAADIHAPLLRKVFTLATPPAAARAYVCGLGWHELYINGRRVGEQVLDPAMTNYDKRSLYVTHDVTDLLHEGVNVVGVILGHGWFSEPEFAPGGVYPPQIHYGPCPQLLLQLNVADANGSAASVVSDESWKTAPSPIVSADLFGGETYDARIEQRGWAQDGFDDSAWAPVRIVEARTQKLSAQVLPPLRVMETYRPVRLACPAPGTYIYHFEKYFGGWVRLRVKAPAGTKVTIKYSGLLYNEGCELDGQLDLRSYPEPRETDYYICRGDPNGEVFEPRFTFHPVRFVQVSGLPHPPELADMEGCFVHGDYDFSADFACSNELLNGIHGLCRQTLRIAAFGMLLDCLCREHWAFLDPASVSSALMARFYQPLFWEKWMRDAADAQNDDGSIICVVPRYQDAKPGDPAWAGNYPIAVWHSYMAYGDRRLLEEHYEPMTRFLDHLATRATDGAVSGGSLGDHMVPGPEAEKEEFLSSETPPEPLWTGYYYRCADIMQRVAALLGKPADAARFAAMAQSARDALNRNWLDAAAGRYATGSQTSNLVPLALEVVPAEHRPAVVADIVDNIVNKHGGHLHTGTCGTPAMIEALARAGAGEVMFGVMTQTTYPGWGFMVARRATTVWESWGRYMWDRLGKRAESMPMWASASGFFFSDIAGIGGPGYFGADLCTAGYAHVQIAPQVLGDLTWARASVPTPRGRIVSSWCRTAAGLHLEVVIPPGATAAITVPTLGIANAVIREGGQEVWKNGAFIAGVAGLEKAEPAGSGVCFAAGSGRYLFDVSAGS